The following DNA comes from Ricinus communis isolate WT05 ecotype wild-type chromosome 10, ASM1957865v1, whole genome shotgun sequence.
TAGTTTAATTGCAATTTGTGGCACTCCAGCTTCTCATGTTGACTTTTTGGCTTCTTTATTCCACAACCACAATGATTTCATTCTTAATCTAAGGATGGGGCCGTTGCACACAATGGATGAGAGGGGGATGAGTAATGGCTTGACGAGACTGGGGGTGTTCTGAAAAAAGATATCGAGCATAATGGCATTATTGGATAGTCTTTTGCGATAGACATTTActgagttttttttatatggttACTTGATGTCTTTATTACTTTATTGGTTTAGCACCCTTGACGTTTCTCTTATCATCTtgcatatttttctttttcttgcttgGAGGTAGAGACAATTTAGTTGTGCTAAAGTTGAAAGAtttgtttatatttgtttaaaatttaaaacactCATGTTATTTTCCCTCAAATAGTGAGGTGCGAAATTTCTTAGGCGGTCAACCTCTGAGGCAGCCTAATGTTCACCTTGTAGCTTCTTGTGCTGATGTAATACTTCTGGAGGTTTGGTGCTCCGTGCTTCTTTTAACTATTGAACATTGATTTTTGGTGTACAGGCATAGCTTGAAAGAAGTTCTGGATGCTCCAAATATTATGAACATGATAAAAGATACTAAGGCCGCGCAGGAGgtaatagaaatatatccaATTTGGCCAATGTTTTCACCCTAGAGTTGGTTCAACGCCTGCTAGTTTTGTAGAAGCATACTGGTGTTGAATtctattcatatttaataattgattgTTCTTCCTTAACAGGTCCGAGCACTGGAGGAGTTTTTCGACATGCTTTCAAATGTCAGTTTCGACTCTTGAGATGCAtggtttttgttttgttttgtgtatttttttctttccttgctTGGCTCTATCTGTAGTTTAATTTTCGCAAAAACTTTTAAGTTTAAGATTGGATTCTCTGAGATAATGTAATTAACTCTGAACCCCAAATTCACATGTGAGAACTTAAAGCCACATAAATCTGATTAACCTAAACACATAGTAATGCTCAAATATTGAAATGAGCtcttctattatattttacattCTTAATGCATATCTCagataaattcataaaatgtGCATATGTTTGGTGATAGGATCCAGCCCGAGCATGTTATGGACCAAAGCATGTGGAGGTTGCGCATGAACGCATGGCTGTCCAGACTCTTCTCATCACAGATGATCTCTTCAGGTTAGTGTGGTTTGATAATTGTTCACAGATGATCTCTTCAGGTAAGTGTGGTTTGATAATTGTTCACAGatgatctctctctctctctctcacacacacacacacgcCCGCGCGCACCCATGCACAAATCTATAAATTGCAAAAGGGCCTGGCCATCTTTGTTCATGCAAGTATTTTAATTGTAAGGTGTTTATTTTACAGTACCATGCAAATTGCATCATCTGTTATGCTTTGATATTCTTATCATACTTCCATCTAGGATCCAAAATTGTCACGTGGCTAAAGTTATGCAGcttttaatatattgatattaagAATTTCTCATACTATTTGGCTTTCAGAAATGCTGACATACCTACGAGGAAGAAGTATGTCAATTTAGTCAACTCGGTGAAGGACTCAGGGGGCAATGCACATATATTTTCATCAATGCATGTCTCAGGAGAGCGTGAGTAGTGTTCCACTTTTTGCTGTTTAAGaataatttgtataaaaattagttgGAGACTGCCTGGAACTTTTCAATCATTTTTTGCATAAATTATCCTGAGTGCATCAGTTTCTGTCCTCCGAAACAGAATTGGCACAATTGACTGGCATTGCTGCAATCCTTCGATTTCCTTTGCCAGACCTCGAAGACATTGAGATGTAATGGAGAGCTTTGTTGGGGTGGGGGCAACAATGGTGTCTAGATGATTGGCCTGTATACTAATCTTGTCTGTATGCATCAGCAGTTTCAACTTTTATCTACATTTACATCCAAAGCAGCAATAGATAGATGACCAAAATGCATTCCGTGGGTAGATTGATTCAGTAATAAACTTGGCCATTTGTTAACAGCCTGTGGAACCCGTCTGTGTTGGGATCTTATATTCAATCCAAGTGTAACATGTATCTATTGTACTATAAAGAAGTGAGTTGAGTTACGGATGAAAATGTGTTacatcatttatttatttattggtcATTGACATAGCTTTCTCGTAGGTATTTATAAACTGCAAAACCATTTATAGTTTGCTTTTAGCATTTGGCCGTGGTGTTTGTTCTCGAGCTGATAATGCCAAGTACTAAGCTGGATCTAGTTCCTGGAAGTTTAACACTCAAGACTCTTAACTGTCTCTCCCCTTGGTTCTCACATGGATTTTTTGTAACCAAGTTAGATGATCTAATCTTTTCCgtttggtaaattttataacagAGACCGCAATGTGTAGGAGGTCCCATTCGGTAATGGGAGACACCTCTTCATTTTTCTCGTATTTGTCTTGCCAATCTATCAGAAGGTGCAAGTGCCCCTTTTTTCTCACTGGCGATGACGGTGCATTTGATGTTGGTGTGATGGCGTCATGCATGGCTTCATTGTTGGCTATCATATTCTCTTGTCCTTTCTACTGCGGCTGATTACGTAAGTTTCGGTGTTTTGGACGCAAATTAAGAAActgttttataaaaatattagaatcaAAGTAGTAAAAAGATTTAGCACCAAACTGTACAAAATCAAAAATGtttactataatattttagtaattaactgaataaaaatcatagtaagatggaatcattttattattattagggttcatatatatgatttttttaacatatcaaaaatattttattctatggATACAATTAAATCAGGCACCCAATAACCGGCTTATACTGAATTGAATAAATTAGTTCAATAAGTCCTGTATCATTTGTGTTTAATATAGTTCAAGTCCCCTTTCATTTTAAGAGATCAAAATTTAGTATTGTACGTGCTGATCCATCCATGCTCAGTCCTTCTCCCTACTTCATAGTCAAGTCGTCAACCCCTTCATGCGCAAGTTAGAACTTTCGTTAAACTTTGAGAAAAGCTCACCCGCACTCGCACTCGCACTCAgataatctttcttttttcttttttctttttttctttttttcttttgagaagATTCGCCTTGTCCGCGTTCCACTTTCCCCTCGTACCCTTTATAAGAACATATATGATAGGCATTTCTTGTGCCTTCATTCGTATCCAACACAGCCATTTCTTCCAAATCTTTCCACTTCCCCTTGTGAGTAGTTCTTTCCCTCTTTCTACTTGCTTCCTGGTGTTGTAACTTTTAACTGACCATCTGAACATGGATGAATGCAAGAGTTCCTCCTCAAATAGCCAAGAAGGGCCAATATACGAAGTAAATGCACTTGCAATGATTAATGCAGAAGAAGATGCCAACATTGAAATCCCTGTACCGATCTTATCATCCTACAATGATCATATTCGACCTCTCCTTGATGCTGTTGATAAGCTCAGGCTCCTCATGGTCATGAAGGAAGGCATACAGCTCCCCACCATTGTCGTTGTTGGTGATCAATCTTCTGGCAAGTCCAGCGTTCTTGAATCATTAGCCGGTATCAACCTTCCTCGTGGCCAGGGCATCTGCACAAGAGTACCACTTGTTATGAGGCTGCAACATCACCCGAATGTCACACCAGAGCTTTTCTTGGAGTTCAATGGCGAAATAGTTCACACCGATGAAGCCAATGTTGCAGATGCCATTGTTCTTGCTACCGATGAGATTGCAGGCAAGGGCAAGGGCATATCCAACACTCCATTAACTTTGGTAGTGAAAAAGAATGGTGTTcctgatcttactatgatagATCTCCCTGGTATCACAAGAGTTCCTGTTCTCGGCCAGCCTTTTAACATTTATGAGCAGATTTCAGGTATTATTATGGAGTATATAAAGCCCGAAGAGAGTATCATCCTTAATGTTTTGTCTGCTACTGTGGATTTCCCAACCTGCGAATCCATTAGGATGTCACAACAAGTAGACAAGACTGGTGAGAGAACTCTTGCAGTGGTCACCAAGTCTGATAAGGCACCTGAAGGGCTACTGGAGAAGGTTACTGCTGATGATGTGAATATAGGCCTTGGTTATGTGTGCGTGAGAAATCGAATTGGCGATGAGTCTTATGAGGAAGCACGACAAGAAGAAGCTAAATTGTTCACAACTCACCCACTTCTCTCCAAGATTGATAAATCTATGGTGGGTGTTCCTGTTCTTGCTCAAAGGCTGTCTCAAATTCAAGCAACTATTATTGCTAGATGCTTGCCGGAAATAGTCAGAAAGATTAATGAGAAGCTGAATACAAGCATCTCAGACCTGAACAGGATGCCGAAGCCTCTATCCTCCTCCACTGAGGCCATGACAGCATTTATGGGCATTGTTGGGTCAGCCAAAGAGTCTCTCAGAAAAATCCTTCTCAGAGGAGAATTTGATGAGTATCTTGATGAACCTCAAATGCATTGCACTGCTAGATTGCTTGAGATGCTGAACCAATACTCAAATGAACTTCATAATTCCCCAGAAAGTGACCCTAAAGGGAACTTCCTGATTGAGGAGATTAGTGTTCTTGAAGAATGCAAGGGAATTGAGCTGCCAAATTTCCTTCCTCGCACTGCCTTCCTGACCATTCTGCAGAAAAAAGTTGAGGGGATCTCAAGAATGCCAGTTGATTTCGTTGAAGAGTTATGGACCTACATTGATGTAGTTCTAGTGTCGGTTTTGATGCATCACTCTGAGAATTATTACCAGCTCCAGTTACTTACTAGACGAGCTGGCCATAATCTTATATCAAAGCTAAAAGAGCAGTCCATCAATTGGGTTACGGAACTCGTTCAGATGGAGAAGATGACAGATTACACTTGTAATCCTGAATATATGACTGAATGGAACAAGCTCATGGCCCATCAGGATTTATTCAGGGAAAGAGTCCTGTCCGGTTACTCTACAGTAACAATTGAAGGTATTGGAAATGTTGAAGCTGGGAAAATCAGAGAGCATCAAAGTGTTATGCACCAAGCGTTTGATCTGAAAATGAGAATGACTGCTTACT
Coding sequences within:
- the LOC8274998 gene encoding dynamin-related protein 4C, whose product is MDECKSSSSNSQEGPIYEVNALAMINAEEDANIEIPVPILSSYNDHIRPLLDAVDKLRLLMVMKEGIQLPTIVVVGDQSSGKSSVLESLAGINLPRGQGICTRVPLVMRLQHHPNVTPELFLEFNGEIVHTDEANVADAIVLATDEIAGKGKGISNTPLTLVVKKNGVPDLTMIDLPGITRVPVLGQPFNIYEQISGIIMEYIKPEESIILNVLSATVDFPTCESIRMSQQVDKTGERTLAVVTKSDKAPEGLLEKVTADDVNIGLGYVCVRNRIGDESYEEARQEEAKLFTTHPLLSKIDKSMVGVPVLAQRLSQIQATIIARCLPEIVRKINEKLNTSISDLNRMPKPLSSSTEAMTAFMGIVGSAKESLRKILLRGEFDEYLDEPQMHCTARLLEMLNQYSNELHNSPESDPKGNFLIEEISVLEECKGIELPNFLPRTAFLTILQKKVEGISRMPVDFVEELWTYIDVVLVSVLMHHSENYYQLQLLTRRAGHNLISKLKEQSINWVTELVQMEKMTDYTCNPEYMTEWNKLMAHQDLFRERVLSGYSTVTIEGIGNVEAGKIREHQSVMHQAFDLKMRMTAYWKIVMRRLVDSMALHLQFSIQNLVNKEMEREIISELMGSHSGEIEKLLEETPSVASKREKLNTSIELLRESKKVLADIMDKIATYDDH